ATTGTTTATTTTTACTCTACTTTAACTCATTGTTTTAGGTTATTGATTTTATTAAAGGATAAACTGGCTTATTTCCAAAGGTTTTAATCATCCTTCTTTATCTGACCTGCTGGCTTCTTGAGATCCTGGAGATTTTCTTCTGGTTATGTCAATAATTCCAGGGAATGTGTGCCATCTTCTGATTTTTGAAATAAGGAAACATTGAAAAGTATCCAAAGCATTTCAGGGTATGAGAAGGCTTGTGAGCGATGCACTGTGCAAACAGTTCATTAATGATAGTCCTTGGCTCAGACAGCTTACACTATAAAATGGAGTTTACAGTCTGAAAGGCTTAGGCCTCTAAGAGCtagaaataataatttttttccctttgtgattttaaaaacagGATCAAATGCCGTACTTTTACATTTGATGTGTGCACTGGTTTAGAGTGTATTTGGTAGACTCTGGCAAGATGAAGAACCTTTTCCCTATCCTGGAAATGTAAACAAGTTTCCTGTAATAGTTTTGGGCTGCTTGATTCTCTGGACCCTTTCAGATCAATGACAGCTGAGGTGACCTTAATAAAGATTTCATTAAAAAGGGAGCCCATAAACTGGAGCATGTTATTGGCTCCTTCCATTTCTGGTAAATTAATTAAATGCCGAGTAGAGTTTCTGGCTCAGTTTTCTAGGTTACCTGTTTGAGAGATACTTTTAAATAATAACTCTGAATCTTACTTGCTGATCTTTATTTTCATTCTGTGGCTTTTCTGTATTCAAGCTTTCCACCTCTTAATATGAAGTGAGCTCCCATTAGCCTTTCCTGAGAGGCCTCTCTGCCGTTTCATATATTTCAGGATAACTAGAAGAGCACCAACCTGTTCTGAAAGTTTCATGTTTCCATTGTGCAATACATTAAGAATTTCCATTACTTTCATTAAAGTAATTCAGTGGCTGCTTAAGCTATTCGATTGTAATGTGTCTGTTTCGTGGAGGGCTCAGGTAAGGAGTTGTGAGAGGACACCCGCCATCAGGTGGATTTTGACTGGAGAAGATCCGAATTTCCAGGCCACTATGTTTTTGTTGACTGGTTTTAAATTCAGCCATCTTCTAAACTAGAGGGAAAGTTCTGGAGggcttttgagttgctttctagaGGCGAGGCATTActgggggagcagagctctggctgtAGCGATCTGTCACAATAGAGTCACTTGATGTCTACCCAATAATTTATATTTAGAAACACAGCTAGAGATTTTGCAAAATTCATATTATTCTTAAATCTGCAATAAGAACATCGGGCATGAAGTAACGGTATGGGGATATTTATTCAGAAATACATCATCTTACAAAATAAAACGAGCACCCAGCTGGGCAAAAGGGAAAATTTCCCTTGTGTTTTCACATTCACTTCACTAACAATTACTGTCACAAGACCTAACTTACATGTATTTGTAGTTATTATAGTTCAGTGTGACTTGTTAGTTCCATTCTGTGGTACAGTCATTGCCTGTAAAGGGACTCACCAATGCATTTCGTAAAATACGTTGGAAAGTTTTCAAATGAACGTATACTTTTTTAAAACCCGAACAAGAATGATGTATTACTTTTCCTTATATTGAACACCTTCTTTTCCATCTTTCACTTTCTGCATTCAGATAAGTATAAAAACCATATTATATATTTACAGTCAGCTTATACAGTGATTTCCTCTTTGCGAAATAGAAAACAAGAATTAGCGATCATTAATCTAATTACTAACTTGGCTAACACTAATATTGGGTGCGGATACCAGACTACAAGAATTTCAACTCAGGGATGGCAAAAAAATTAGACGTCATGTACTACAGCCCATAGTATCGGCATTTCTCCAGACTTTTAACGATTATTCCGTCTGAAATTAAGTTCCGATGATAGGATAATCTAAAAAAAATAGACTAGAGCCAATAATTAAGTAAAGTTGATCAAGAGTCCTTATAccataatgggggggggggggcggaaggcGGTGTGAGGAATGATGATTAAATATAACAAAAAGAAATAGCTAGCAGCGGACTTCATATGTACACCACAAGATGTCGCTGTAGACTAAAAATACATTTTCGTAGAAAGGGAAAAATACAGCTCCTCCCCCCCGTCCCCATACTAAAATCTGCAGCAAATCAGATATTCACCAGCATTGCCTGATACGGATCGAATTAAACCTTTGCAAAGACGTGGCAGGATATAATAAAACATATTAATTTTCTGGCAAAAACTGGGATTTTATTTGTTAGCCTTCACTCTTCGCATTCGCAATGACTCTTCTCCGGGGAGACTCCCTGGTAACGAGGCAGCTGCTGCGGCTGGTTCTGTTGCACACGGCCTGGGAGGTGGGCAGCGGCCAGGTCCGTTATTCCGTGCCGGAGGAATCCAAACACGGCACCTTTGTGGGCCGCCTGGCCCAGGACCTGGGGCTGGAGGCGGCGGAGCTGGTGTCGCGGATGTTCCGGATGGTCTCCAGCGGCAGGAGAGACTATTTTGAGGTAAATTTGCAGAGCGGCGTTTTGTTTGTTAATTCGCGACTAGACAGGGAAGAGCTGTGCGGCCAGAGCCCCCTGTGCGCCATGGACCTGGAGGTGATAGTGGACAAACCCCTAAGGATATTTCACGTGGAAGTGGAGATACAGGATATAAATGACAATGCTCCTGCTTTTTCGGTAAATGAACAAAACCTGAGTATAGCAGAATCACTAACGCTTCCAGGTTCGCGCTTCCCGCTAGAGGGCGCGTCTGACGCAGATATTGGTACAAACTCTCTGCTAACCTATAAACTCAGCCCAAGTGAATATTTCACCCTAAAGGTGCAAACTAATGAAGAGCAAAGTAAATCTTTAGTCCTTGTTTTAAAGCAATCACTGGACAGAGAGGAAACCCCTGCGCATCATTTATTACTCACAGCCACTGACGGTGGCAAACCGGAGCTCACCGGCACAGTTCAGCTGCTGATCACTGTGCTGGATGTGAATGATAACGCGCCTTCTTTTAATCAGTCTAGTTATAAGGTTCGATTGTTAGAAAATGCAGCTAATGGAACAATGGTAATGAAAGTGAACGCAACCGACTTAGATGAGGGAATTAATAAGGATATTTTATATACACTTCGCGGTGTTACTCAACCCAATGCAAGTGCCACCTTTAGAATAGATTCAAATACTGGAGAGATCAGTGTAAATGGAGAACTGGATTTCGAAAACACTAAATTACACGAAGTTCGAGTAGAGGCCACTGACAAAGGTAATTTCCCATTATCCGGGCACTGCAATGTTTTCGTAGAAGTGTTAGACGTTAACGATAATGCCCCCGAGTTAACAATAACGTCTCACTCTCTGCTGGTGCCGGAGGACGCTCCCCCGGGGACAGTGGTGGCTCTTATTAGCGTCTCTGACCGGGACTCGGGAGACAACGGCAAAGTCACTTGCTCCATCCCCCCGAACCTGCCCTTTCGGCTCGTCTCCACCTTTAAGAATTATCACTCGCTGGTGCTGGCGGAGGCCGTGGATCGGGAGCGAGTGTCTGAATATAAGCTCGTGGTGACAGCCAGAGACGGAGGGGCCCCGTCTCTCTCGgccagcagcagcattttggtgCCGATCGCGGATGTGAACGATAACGCCCCAGCGTTCCCTCAGCCCGTTTACACGGTGTTTGTGAAGGAAAACAATCCGCCCGGGGCCCATCTCTTGACCGTGTCGGCCTCGGACCCGGACCTGAGGGAAAACGCCTTCGTGAGCTACTCGGTGGTGGAGCGAAGTGTGGGAGAGCAGCCCATGTCCAGCTACATCTCGGTGCACTCGGAGAGCGGGCACATCTATGCCCTGCAGCCCTTTGACTACGAGGAGCGGCAAGTGCTGCAGTTCCAGGTGAGCGCGAGGGACGCCGGGTTCCCATCGCTGTGCGGGAACGTGACTGTGCAGCTCTTTGTCCTGGATGAAAATGACAACGCGCCCGCAGTGTCCCCGGCCGGCTCCGTCGGCGGCTCGCCAGGGCCCGAGCTGGTTCCGCTATCGGTCGGCGCAGGGCACGTGGTGGGCAAGATCCGAGCGGTGGATGCGGATTCCGGCTACAACGCGTGGCTTCGCTACGAAGTGCAGGAGCCCGGGGCTGCGGGGCCTTTCCGGGTGGGTGTGTACAGCGGGGAGATCAGCACGACGCGGACCTTGGAGGAGGCGGACGGCCCCAGCCAGAGACTCGTGATCCTGGTGAAGGACCATGGGGAGCCGGCGCTGTCAGCGACAGCCACTGTCAGCCTGTCCCTGGTGGAGAGTCCCCAGGCTGTGAAATGGGACTCGAGGCCAAGGGGCAGGATCGAAGGGCCCTTGGTTGACATGAACGTGTCTTTAATGATCGCCATTTGCTCGGTGTCCGGGCTGTTTGTGCTGGTGATTGTCGTGTACGTTGGCCTGAGATGCCACCCGGGTCCGGAAGTGGTGTGCGAGCCTGGGAAAGCCACCGTGGTGTGCTCGAGCGAAGTGGGGAGTTGGTCCTATTCCCAGCGCCAGAGCCGGAACTTGTGTGTAGGGGAAGGCACCGCCAAGAATGACCTCATGGTTTTCAGCCCCAACTTCCCTAACTGTGCAGAGAAAAGTGGGACAGTGAAGGAACAGGAGCTGGCACCAAATTCATCTGGCGAGGTGAGTTTCATGAATCTGTTCTATATTTATTAGGTATTCAAATATTTTGAGATGTTAATGTGGATTGACAGGATTGTTTTCCATGAAAATGTAATAGAAATAAATTAAACCTGATTGTATTGCTTTAGAAGAGATGATTATGATGTTTATGAGGACAGTTTCTATATTTTAATTGCAGTGGTAGTTTATTTTTGGGAATGAAAAGGTAGTGATATTTATGCTGTATCAGAACAATTGCCCTTCAGTTTGGTATCTTGTGTCTGACGGTTACCAGTTAGGGATGCTTCTGAGGAAGGTTCAGGGATGTCCAAAATGGAGAATTATGGGATAACCTGACTATACCTGAAACTCAGTGCTAACTCCTGGCATTTAGCTGTTGGCTTATGTCCAGGAACATTAGGTCTGATATCCCTTTTGTTGAATTTTTATTATATCTAAAGTAACTGGCTTTAAATTATCTAGATGACATCTAATCCTTTTTTGTGTCCCAGGAAACTCCAGCTCTTGTAATGTGTCCTGGTAGAGAGTTCCATAGGTGGATAGATCATGGTGCAAAAATATGCTTCCTTTTTTTAGTTTACAATTAGTTCCTCCTCAGTTTTATTGAATGCCCCCCTAATTCTTATATGAGGAGAAGTGGGAAACCAGAGTAATTCACTGACCTTCCTCTGTATCATTCATTATATTATATGCTtgtatcatgtcccttctcactCATCTCCTCTCTAAACAGCTAGATCATATAAAACTAAATTGCCTGAGGCTTAAAGTAACACCATGATCTACTCCCCCACATGCTTCAGTGAGTGCCACTACCATTGCTCCAGGGGCAGAAGGAAATCCTTGCAAACTATATTAGGATTCACaacgaggagttcttgtggcaccttagactaaaaatgtatttgtgcataagctttcgtgggctataacccacttcatcagatgcatggagtgaaaaatacagtaggcaggtataagtATACAGCACGTGAAAAGATGggagtcaggggtggctctagacatttagccactccaagcatggcggcatgccatgcggggtgctctgctggtcgctggtccagcggctccggtggacctcccacaggcgtgcttgcggagggtccgttggtcccgcggctccaccgaatccgcgggaccagtggaccctccgcaggcacgcctgcgggcaggggcggctctaggatttccgccgccccaagcagggcggcacgccacggggggggggggcgctctagcggttgctggtcccgcggctctggtggacctcctgcagacatgcctgtggagggtccgctggccccacggctccggtggacctcccacaggcacacctgcggatgctccaccagagccgcgggaccagtggcctctccacaggcacgtctgcgggaggtctaccggagccgcggtcccagcggaccttccgcaggcatgcctgtgggaggtccaccggagccgcctgccgctctcccgctgggacgccgccccaagcgcgtgcttggcatgctggggtctggagccggccctgcctgcgggaggtccaccggagctgtgggaccagaggaccctccgcaggcatgccgccaaaggctggcTGACCGCGAGTGCACTTGCCCGTCTGGTACCTTTCAGTTTAACGatacctgcctgctgccctcctggcgaccagcagagtgccccccgcggcttgccgccccaagcacgcgtttggcgtgctgggggctggagccgcccctgatgggagttgccttaccaagtgctAACGAGgtcaattcaatcagggtggatgtggcccatttccaacagttgaccagaaagtatcaacagagggatgtgagtatcaacagagggaaaattagcatcctagccactatggatgaggaacagatgtgggcaaactatggcctgcgggccacatcgaGCCCACGGGACCATTCTTCCTGGCCCCATAGCTCTTGGCTGGGGATcctagtccccagcccctcccgcactGTCCCCCCTTTCCCACAGCCACGCCGCCATGCAGGCTGTGCTCTGGCCTGCCGCTCCTGATGGGCACTATGGGGAGTGCAggtggctctggctgggtgtcgTGGctgagagctcctgctgctgataaggggggggggagtgggagggttggttaagggagtgggggtgtcctggggggaagtcagggaggagagggtggttggatggggcagaggttcagggtggGCAATCAGGGGATCATCAAGGATCtataacctatcctgaaggat
Above is a genomic segment from Mauremys reevesii isolate NIE-2019 linkage group 8, ASM1616193v1, whole genome shotgun sequence containing:
- the LOC120369820 gene encoding protocadherin alpha-13-like isoform X1, whose translation is MTLLRGDSLVTRQLLRLVLLHTAWEVGSGQVRYSVPEESKHGTFVGRLAQDLGLEAAELVSRMFRMVSSGRRDYFEVNLQSGVLFVNSRLDREELCGQSPLCAMDLEVIVDKPLRIFHVEVEIQDINDNAPAFSVNEQNLSIAESLTLPGSRFPLEGASDADIGTNSLLTYKLSPSEYFTLKVQTNEEQSKSLVLVLKQSLDREETPAHHLLLTATDGGKPELTGTVQLLITVLDVNDNAPSFNQSSYKVRLLENAANGTMVMKVNATDLDEGINKDILYTLRGVTQPNASATFRIDSNTGEISVNGELDFENTKLHEVRVEATDKGNFPLSGHCNVFVEVLDVNDNAPELTITSHSLLVPEDAPPGTVVALISVSDRDSGDNGKVTCSIPPNLPFRLVSTFKNYHSLVLAEAVDRERVSEYKLVVTARDGGAPSLSASSSILVPIADVNDNAPAFPQPVYTVFVKENNPPGAHLLTVSASDPDLRENAFVSYSVVERSVGEQPMSSYISVHSESGHIYALQPFDYEERQVLQFQVSARDAGFPSLCGNVTVQLFVLDENDNAPAVSPAGSVGGSPGPELVPLSVGAGHVVGKIRAVDADSGYNAWLRYEVQEPGAAGPFRVGVYSGEISTTRTLEEADGPSQRLVILVKDHGEPALSATATVSLSLVESPQAVKWDSRPRGRIEGPLVDMNVSLMIAICSVSGLFVLVIVVYVGLRCHPGPEVVCEPGKATVVCSSEVGSWSYSQRQSRNLCVGEGTAKNDLMVFSPNFPNCAEKSGTVKEQELAPNSSGEVKYADII
- the LOC120369820 gene encoding protocadherin alpha-13-like isoform X2, whose product is MTLLRGDSLVTRQLLRLVLLHTAWEVGSGQVRYSVPEESKHGTFVGRLAQDLGLEAAELVSRMFRMVSSGRRDYFEVNLQSGVLFVNSRLDREELCGQSPLCAMDLEVIVDKPLRIFHVEVEIQDINDNAPAFSVNEQNLSIAESLTLPGSRFPLEGASDADIGTNSLLTYKLSPSEYFTLKVQTNEEQSKSLVLVLKQSLDREETPAHHLLLTATDGGKPELTGTVQLLITVLDVNDNAPSFNQSSYKVRLLENAANGTMVMKVNATDLDEGINKDILYTLRGVTQPNASATFRIDSNTGEISVNGELDFENTKLHEVRVEATDKGNFPLSGHCNVFVEVLDVNDNAPELTITSHSLLVPEDAPPGTVVALISVSDRDSGDNGKVTCSIPPNLPFRLVSTFKNYHSLVLAEAVDRERVSEYKLVVTARDGGAPSLSASSSILVPIADVNDNAPAFPQPVYTVFVKENNPPGAHLLTVSASDPDLRENAFVSYSVVERSVGEQPMSSYISVHSESGHIYALQPFDYEERQVLQFQVSARDAGFPSLCGNVTVQLFVLDENDNAPAVSPAGSVGGSPGPELVPLSVGAGHVVGKIRAVDADSGYNAWLRYEVQEPGAAGPFRVGVYSGEISTTRTLEEADGPSQRLVILVKDHGEPALSATATVSLSLVESPQAVKWDSRPRGRIEGPLVDMNVSLMIAICSVSGLFVLVIVVYVGLRCHPGPEVVCEPGKATVVCSSEVGSWSYSQRQSRNLCVGEGTAKNDLMVFSPNFPNCAEKSGTVKEQELAPNSSGELS